The Pseudomonadota bacterium genome contains the following window.
GATGAGATTGCCATCTTGCCGTTCCAGCGATGCAGCGGCGGCGGGGCGGTTTCCTTCGGGTGCGCGCGACTGTGCCAACTCGACGTTGGCGGCGTAGTCGCTCTGGTCGGAAAACGCGATAGCATCCTCGCCCGACTCGGCCAACACGTGAAATTCATGTGAGAAGCTTCCACCCATACTCCCGGAGTCGGCACGTACCGGTCGAAAATTGAGCCCCAGCCGGGTGAAGATGCGCGTGTAGGCATCGAACATCAATTGATACGTGTCGTCCAGTGATGCTTTGTTCAAGTGGAACGAGTAGGCATCCTTCATCAAAAACTCTCGCGCCCGCATGACGCCGAAGCGAGGCCGGATTTCGTCACGAAATTTGGTCTGGATTTGATAAAAGTTCACCGGAAGTTGGCGATGGCTGCGCACTTCGCGGCGAAATACGTCGGTGATGATTTCTTCGTGGGTGGGTCCGAGGCAGAAATCCCGATCATGGCGGTCCTTCAATCGCAGCAGCTCGGGCCCGTAGGCTTCCCAGCGGGCGGACTCGTGCCACAGTTCAGCCGGTTGCACAACGGGCATGAGCAATTCCTGAGCACCGGCCCGGTTCATTTCTTCTCGGACGACGGATTCCACTTTACGCAGGGTCCGTAAGCCCAAAGGCATCCAGGTGTAAAGGCCAGATGCCAGTTGCCGGATCATACCGGCTCTGAGCATGAGTTGGTGGCTGACGATTTCGGCGTTGGCTGGCGTTTCTTTGGTGGTGGCAAGATGGAATTGTGAAGCCCGCATCGGATTTTGATCTCTGTCCTCTGGTCGCCCGTTGTGGGACGGTAACTAACGGTGATGGAGCAGCCATTTTCACTTGATTTCCGTTGAAGGTACAAGTATTTTTGTCCGTTACGCTGGGGTGGTCAGCGGGAACTTCATGCAGTTGAGTCATAAGAGGGTCAGCCCGGATCGGGAGGGCGCTCTTTTTTGCTGCGATACTGCAGAGCTCTTCACTGAATTCTTCTAAGGAAGGTCTAGACGCCAGGAGCGATTCACGGTGGAACTATCGGGTTCTGAAATCCTCGTCGAATGTCTTAAACAAGAAGGCGTCGAGTTCGTATTCGGCTATCCAGGCGGGGCTGTGTTGCCGATCTACGACGTTCTCAATCTGCAAGGCGACGTCAAGCATATCTTGGTTCGCCACGAGCAAGCCGCCGGTCACGCCGCCGACGGGTATGCACGCGCCACTGGCCGACCGGGCGTGTGCCTGGTCACCTCTGGGCCGGGTGTGACCAATGTCGTGACGGGGATTGCCACGGCGTATATGGATTCAATCCCGATGATCATCATCACCGGGCAGGTTCCCACGGGGGCCATCGGCAGCGACGCCTTTCAAGAGGTTGATTCGGTCGGCATTACCCGCCCCTGCGTGAAGCACAATTTCTTGGTTAAAGACGTGAAGGACTTGGCGGTTACCGTCAAAAAGGCCTTCTACGTGGCGACCAGCGGCCGTCCCGGTCCGGTGGTGGTGGATATTCCGAAAGACGTGGCCATTGCCACGGCCGAGTTCGAGTATCCGGAAAAGATCGAAATGCGATCCTATCGTCCGGTGGATAAGGGCCACCCCGGCCAGATTCGTAAAGCGGCGGATCTTATTCTCTCGGCCAAGCGGCCCATGATTTACTCCGGCGGTGGTGTGGTTCTGGATCGCGCCTCGGAGATTTTTACCGAATTCTGTCGGCTCCTGAACTATCCGGTGACCAATACCCTCATGGGGCTTGGGGCGTTTCCGGGTTCCGATCGACAGTTCGTCGGCATGCTGGGGATGCATGGCACCTACGAAGCCAATATGGGCATGCATCAGTGTGATGTGCTCATTGCCATCGGCGCGCGTTTTGATGATCGCGTGACGGGCAATGTCGAGAAGTTTTGTCCCAATGCCAAAATCGTGCACGTTGATGTCGACCCTTCTTCGATTTCCAAAACAGTGAAGGTGGATATCCCGATCGTGGGGTCGGTTCGAAACGTGCTGAGCCAGATGTTGCCGATGATTCGCGAGTCCAAAGGTGCCCGCGATGAGGAAGCACTGGCGGACTGGTGGAAGCAGATCGAGGAGTGGAGGGGCACCGATTGCCTTTCCTACGATCGCAGCAGCGAGATCATCAAGCCGCAATACGTGATCGAGCAGCTCTATGAGGTGACCGGAGGCGATGCATTTATCACCTCCGACGTGGGACAGCACCAGATGTGGGCCGCCCAATTCTACAAGTTCGATCAACCGAACCGCTGGATCAACTCCGGTGGCCTGGGCACGATGGGTTTTGGGTTGCCTGCAGCCATGGGGGCGCAACTGGCGCATCCCGACAAACCGGTGGCCTGCGTGACCGGGGAAGCGAGCATTGTGATGTGTATTCAGGAGTTGTCCACGTGTCGGCAGTTCGGGTTACCAATCAAGATCGTTAACTTGAACAACCGCTATATGGGGATGGTGCGCCAGTGGCAGGAGTTTTTCTATCAAAAGCGCTATGCCATGTCCTACATGGAGGCTTTGCCTGATTTCGTGAAATTAGCTGACGCTTACGGCCACAAGGGTATGCAGATCACAAAACCCAGCGACGTTAGACCGGCGTTGGAAGAGGCCTTTGCCATGAAGGATCAGTTGGTGTTCCTGGATTTTCTGACGGATCAGACAGAAAACGTCTACCCCATGATTCCGGCCGGTGCAGGCCAGAATGAAATGATTTTGGTGTGACATCATGCGGCATATCGTTTCGATTCTTTTGGAAAACGAGTCGGGAGCGCTCTCGCGAGTGTCGGGGTTGTTTTCGGCGCGTGGTTACAACATTCATTCATTGACCGTCTCGCCGACGGAAGACCCATCGTTATCCCGCATGACGATCGTGACTTCCGGTAGCGATGAGATCATCGAGCAAATCCTCAAGCAGCTGAATAAGCTTGTGGATGTGGTCAAGTTGATCTTGCTCACCGAGGGCGATCACATCGAACGCGAGCTCATGCTGGTCAAAGTCTCGGCACGCGGTGGACTGCGCGAAGAGATCAAGCGTTTGGTCGACATTTTTAATGGCCGGATTCTGGATGTGACTGACAATACCTACACCATCGAGTTGACCGGTGCTGGCAGTAAGTTGGATGCATTCATCAAAGCCGCCGGTTCGGACAATATTCAGGAAGTGGTCCGTACGGGTGTGTCAGGTATCATGCGCGGCGACACTGCTTTGCGGGTTTCATGATGGTGGGCGACTGGTTCCGCCGGCTATCGATTAAGGCGATTTGGAGAAGGAAAAGGGCAGGATGATCAACATCTTTTATGACAAAGACGCGGACCTTTCGGTGATCAAAGGCAAGAAAGTCGCCGTATTGGGTTATGGGTCCCAAGGACACGCGCATGCCAACAATCTGAAAGAGTCGGGTGTTGATGTGGTTGTGGGGCTTCGACCGGGATCCGGTTCAGAGGTCAAAGCCAAGGAAGCGGGTTTGACGGTGGCCTCGCTCGCAGAAGCAGTCACGGATGCTGATCTCGTTATGATTCTGGCACCGGATGAGCATCAAGCAGCCCTGTATCGCGAGACCATTGAGCCCAATATCAAGCAAGGAGCCACGCTGGCGTTTGCCCATGGATTCAATATTCATTTCCGGCAAATCGAACCCCGTGCCGATCTTGATGTGGTGATGATTGCACCGAAAGGTCCTGGACACTTGGTTCGATCCACCTACACCCAAGGTGGAGGCGTGCCTTGTTTGATTGCCGTTTCGCAGGATACCAGCGGCCGAGCGCGCGACGTGGCCTTGTCTTACGCCAGCGCTATCGGCGGTGGCCGCGCAGGAATCATCGAGACCAACTTCCGCGAAGAGACGGAAACCGATTTGTTCGGCGAGCAGGCTGTTTTGTGTGGCGGCGCAACGGCGCTGGTACAGGCTGGATTCGAAACCCTGGTAGACGCTGGCTATGCGCCGGAAATGGCCTATTTCGAGTGTTTGCACGAACTGAAGCTGATCGTCGATTTGATGTACGAAGGCGGTATCGCCAACATGCGCTACAGTATTTCCAATACTGCTGAATACGGCGATATTACCCGGGGACCTCGGGTGATCAACGACGAATCCCGGCGCGCGATGAAAGAGATTCTCGCCGAGATTCAGACCGGCCGGTTTGCGCGTGAATTTATCTTGGAGAATCAAGCCGGAAATCCGGTTTTGAAAGCGGAAAGACGTTTGAGCGAAGAGCATCGAATCGAGGCGGTTGGTGCGAAACTGCGGGAAATGATGCCGTGGATCGCCAAGAGCCGTCTGGTTGATAAGAACCGTAACTAGTATTTTTTTGCCCGTCCCGCCGGACTGCGGTAGTTAGGCGAATGGACTCTTTTTAGCTAACGTGGGTGCGACGTTATGGCGTCAAGGATTTTGCCCGTCGCTTCGCCCGGCCGTGAATTGCTTGGCGCCGCCGTTATCGGTGGCGCCGTTGTTTATCTGAGCCTCGGTTGGATCGCGGCGTTCCCGGTGATATTGGTGGTTCTCGTTCTTTGCGTCTGGTTCTGGGACCCGGCGCGGGAGATTCCGTCCGCTCCGCTGGGGGTCGTCAGTCCGGTTGACGGCGAGATTCTGTTTGTCGAAAAACAGGGTGATCCGTTCCTTGAGCGTGAGTCGATTCACATCGCTTTGCGGCCTTCTCGCTTGGGGTCCTACTCTTTTCGCTGCCCGGTGGAAGGCAAGGTCCATGAGCTCCCAGGTATTGAGAATTATCCGGGCCGCTGCGCGGGCGTTCTGATACGAACCGATGAAGACAATCAGGTCGCCCTGGTAATGCGGGGTTACCGTTTCAGTCCCCGCCCTTACGTCCAACCCTTCGGGGAACGTGCCGGACAAGGACAGATCTGGGGAAATACCCGGCTGATTTCCAAGGTCGATTTATACCTTGAGGCCGACGCACGTGTGTTGGCCGAGCCGGGCCAGCGCGTTCTGTCCGGAACCGATTTGCTGGCACACCTCACGCATGATTGATCATCATCCGGCGTCTTTAGGTAAACTGTTGCCATGAATAGCGCCGAACCAGAATCTGGTATGTCGAACCCGACACCCCCAAAACGCCGCCGCGGCATTTTTCTTCTTCCCAACCTGTTTACCACCGCCACGTTGTTTGCCGGTTTTTACGCCATTGTTTCGGCGATCGGTGGAGACTATCAGGCCGGGGCCATCGCGATTTTCGTCGCAGGTGTCATGGACGGGCTGGACGGCAGAGTGGCTCGTATGACCAATACCCAAAGCGATTTCGGCAAAGAATATGACAGCATGGCCGATGTCGTCAGCTTTGGCTTGGCACCGGCTTTGGTGGTGTATCTTTGGTCGCTCAGCACGATGGGTCAGTATGGCTGGTACTGGGCACAGATTGGTTGGTTGGCGTCGTTTGTGTTTGCCGCCGGTGCGGCGCTCAGGTTGGCGCGGTTCAACACCCAGGTGGGGATTCAGGACAAGCGCTTTTTTCGGGGGCTGCCAAGTCCCGCGGCCGCGGCGGTGATCGCCGGTTTCGTGTGGATTTGCACGGATTCGTCAGTGGCTGGAGACAGCGTGACCATTCCGGCGTTGTCGTTGACCTTGGCCGCTGGCGGGCTGATGGTGAGTAACCTGCACTATTATAGCTTCAAGGACATCAAGCTGAACGAGCGGGTCCCCTTTGCCTATGTGCTGATTATCGTTGGCGGATTTATTCTGATTGCGCTCAATCCGCCGGCGATTCTGTTTCTAGGTTTTTTCTGTTACTTGCTGTCGGGTGTGTTGTTGGGCTGGCGGCGTCATCGCCGGTATCGCGCCCGGCGTAGCGAACATGCGGACGATTGACCCTAGATCCGTGGTGTTTGCGATGACGGATTTTACGCAACGTTGCGTTGCATTGATATTCGCCGGTCCAATTAGGGGCTGCGGCGGAAGGTTCTCGCGAGAGAATGGGTATGAGTGATAACAACAGGCTAATTATTTTCGATACGACGATGCGCGATGGGGAGCAAAGCCCGGGCGCATCCATGACGCGGGAAGAAAAACTTCGGATTGCCAAGGCCCTCGAACGCTTGCGGGTGGATGTGATCGAAGCCGGATTTCCTATCGCCAGCCCCGATGACTTTGCGGCCGTGCGGGCCGTCGCCGAAACCATCCGTGAAAGCGTGGTCTGCGGGCTTGCACGCGCCAAGGCGGAAGATATCGACCGTGCGGGTGAAGCGTTAAAACCCGCCAGTCGCGGCCGGATCCACACCTTTATTGCGACCTCGCCCATTCACATGAAGAAAAAGTTGGGTCTGGAGCCTGACCAAGTTGTGGAGCAAGCAGTCTGGGCGGTCAAGCGGGCTCGGCAGTTTACTGACGACGTGGAATTCTCACCGGAAGACGCGGGTCGTTCGGAACCGGAATTTTTGTGTCGCATTGTAGAAGCGGTTATCGATGCGGGCGCGACAACCATCAATATTCCCGACACGGTCGGATACGCCGTTCCGGAACACTTCGGTGCCCTGATCGGAAAACTGCTCAATCAGGTGCCGAACGCAGACAAAGCTGTGTTTTCCGTTCATTGCCACAACGATTTGGGTTTGGCAGTCGCCAACTCCCTCTCGGCCTTGTCGGCCGGGGCCCGGCAGATTGAATGCACGATCAATGGTCTGGGAGAACGGGCCGGGAACGCTGCGCTGGAAGAGATCGTGATGGCGGTGGTCACCCGCCGCGACGTTTTCGGGTTGGATGTCGGTATTGATACCAGCCAGATCGTGCCGTGTTCTCGCTTGGTGTCCACCATTACCGGATTTCCTGTGCAGCCGAACAAGGCCATCGTCGGGGCCAACGCATTCGCTCACGAGTCCGGCATCCATCAGGATGGCGTTCTCAAGAGTCGCGAGACCTACGAGATTATGTTGGCGCAGGATGTGGGCTGGGATACCAATCGTTTGGTTTTGGGCAAGCATTCCGGCCGCAACGCGT
Protein-coding sequences here:
- the ilvB gene encoding biosynthetic-type acetolactate synthase large subunit → MELSGSEILVECLKQEGVEFVFGYPGGAVLPIYDVLNLQGDVKHILVRHEQAAGHAADGYARATGRPGVCLVTSGPGVTNVVTGIATAYMDSIPMIIITGQVPTGAIGSDAFQEVDSVGITRPCVKHNFLVKDVKDLAVTVKKAFYVATSGRPGPVVVDIPKDVAIATAEFEYPEKIEMRSYRPVDKGHPGQIRKAADLILSAKRPMIYSGGGVVLDRASEIFTEFCRLLNYPVTNTLMGLGAFPGSDRQFVGMLGMHGTYEANMGMHQCDVLIAIGARFDDRVTGNVEKFCPNAKIVHVDVDPSSISKTVKVDIPIVGSVRNVLSQMLPMIRESKGARDEEALADWWKQIEEWRGTDCLSYDRSSEIIKPQYVIEQLYEVTGGDAFITSDVGQHQMWAAQFYKFDQPNRWINSGGLGTMGFGLPAAMGAQLAHPDKPVACVTGEASIVMCIQELSTCRQFGLPIKIVNLNNRYMGMVRQWQEFFYQKRYAMSYMEALPDFVKLADAYGHKGMQITKPSDVRPALEEAFAMKDQLVFLDFLTDQTENVYPMIPAGAGQNEMILV
- the ilvN gene encoding acetolactate synthase small subunit, with protein sequence MRHIVSILLENESGALSRVSGLFSARGYNIHSLTVSPTEDPSLSRMTIVTSGSDEIIEQILKQLNKLVDVVKLILLTEGDHIERELMLVKVSARGGLREEIKRLVDIFNGRILDVTDNTYTIELTGAGSKLDAFIKAAGSDNIQEVVRTGVSGIMRGDTALRVS
- the ilvC gene encoding ketol-acid reductoisomerase — translated: MNIFYDKDADLSVIKGKKVAVLGYGSQGHAHANNLKESGVDVVVGLRPGSGSEVKAKEAGLTVASLAEAVTDADLVMILAPDEHQAALYRETIEPNIKQGATLAFAHGFNIHFRQIEPRADLDVVMIAPKGPGHLVRSTYTQGGGVPCLIAVSQDTSGRARDVALSYASAIGGGRAGIIETNFREETETDLFGEQAVLCGGATALVQAGFETLVDAGYAPEMAYFECLHELKLIVDLMYEGGIANMRYSISNTAEYGDITRGPRVINDESRRAMKEILAEIQTGRFAREFILENQAGNPVLKAERRLSEEHRIEAVGAKLREMMPWIAKSRLVDKNRN
- the pssA gene encoding CDP-diacylglycerol--serine O-phosphatidyltransferase; the encoded protein is MSNPTPPKRRRGIFLLPNLFTTATLFAGFYAIVSAIGGDYQAGAIAIFVAGVMDGLDGRVARMTNTQSDFGKEYDSMADVVSFGLAPALVVYLWSLSTMGQYGWYWAQIGWLASFVFAAGAALRLARFNTQVGIQDKRFFRGLPSPAAAAVIAGFVWICTDSSVAGDSVTIPALSLTLAAGGLMVSNLHYYSFKDIKLNERVPFAYVLIIVGGFILIALNPPAILFLGFFCYLLSGVLLGWRRHRRYRARRSEHADD
- a CDS encoding 2-isopropylmalate synthase, with product MSDNNRLIIFDTTMRDGEQSPGASMTREEKLRIAKALERLRVDVIEAGFPIASPDDFAAVRAVAETIRESVVCGLARAKAEDIDRAGEALKPASRGRIHTFIATSPIHMKKKLGLEPDQVVEQAVWAVKRARQFTDDVEFSPEDAGRSEPEFLCRIVEAVIDAGATTINIPDTVGYAVPEHFGALIGKLLNQVPNADKAVFSVHCHNDLGLAVANSLSALSAGARQIECTINGLGERAGNAALEEIVMAVVTRRDVFGLDVGIDTSQIVPCSRLVSTITGFPVQPNKAIVGANAFAHESGIHQDGVLKSRETYEIMLAQDVGWDTNRLVLGKHSGRNAFRTRLADLGLAFDSETELNEAFQRFKELADKKHEIYDDDLMALVTDVEWSSSNERVQLLSLRVCSETGETPLARVGLKVDGEEIVVESDGAGPVDASFRAIEKACESGGQLLLYSVNNITSGTDSQGDVTVRLGVDGRIVNGQGADIDIVIASAKAYVNALNKLMSPGVRAHPQHGDI